Proteins encoded together in one Undibacterium sp. CCC3.4 window:
- a CDS encoding GNAT family N-acetyltransferase — MRYSVISVAELDHGVRSAWLQLLNEQALYRSPYYHPDYTVAVAQGGAQLRLLLIEQAGKLAAVLPYQLEGRWCAAPVGGGLTDYQGPICANGLRLSPSAMLTAMRVHYMGFNHMPLARTEFAAGAWEHSRSLTLDLRGGFAAYAERLQATREASLLKKIETAERKLAKKFGALRFCFDADSATDYTALLRGKSEQFVRTLGPAHDLFAQPAIRTVIDHLHAHRQPEFAGILSTLHAGDTLIAAHFGLRTGQVLHYWFPWYDTAYAEFSPGLMLLAGCARAAAERGIEVVDLGRGEQAYKQRFASGFEPLCEGAVSAPAMLAQAQGRYRQARHGLKHSPFGSWLRRIKAR, encoded by the coding sequence ATGCGGTATAGCGTGATTTCGGTCGCCGAACTCGACCATGGCGTACGCTCGGCATGGTTGCAGTTATTGAACGAGCAAGCCTTGTACCGCAGTCCGTATTACCATCCCGATTATACCGTCGCGGTCGCCCAGGGCGGCGCGCAGCTGCGCCTGTTACTGATCGAACAGGCCGGTAAGTTGGCGGCGGTCTTACCGTATCAATTGGAGGGCCGCTGGTGTGCCGCACCGGTAGGCGGCGGCTTGACCGATTATCAGGGGCCGATATGTGCCAATGGCTTGCGCTTGTCGCCGTCGGCCATGCTGACTGCCATGCGCGTGCACTACATGGGTTTCAATCATATGCCGCTGGCGCGCACTGAGTTTGCCGCTGGCGCGTGGGAGCATAGCCGCTCGCTCACGCTCGATCTGCGTGGCGGCTTTGCTGCCTATGCCGAGCGTTTGCAAGCGACGCGCGAGGCCTCGCTGTTAAAAAAAATAGAAACGGCCGAACGCAAGTTGGCAAAAAAATTCGGGGCGCTGCGTTTTTGTTTTGATGCTGACAGCGCGACCGATTACACGGCGCTGTTGCGTGGAAAATCTGAGCAATTCGTGCGCACGCTCGGTCCCGCGCATGATTTGTTTGCGCAGCCGGCGATACGCACGGTAATCGATCATTTACATGCGCATCGACAGCCTGAATTTGCTGGTATTTTATCGACCCTGCATGCTGGGGATACCCTGATTGCCGCGCATTTTGGGTTGCGTACCGGCCAGGTTTTACATTACTGGTTTCCTTGGTATGACACCGCGTATGCTGAATTTTCACCGGGTTTGATGTTATTGGCCGGCTGTGCGCGGGCCGCGGCCGAGCGCGGTATCGAAGTGGTCGATCTGGGGCGTGGTGAGCAAGCCTACAAACAGCGCTTTGCCAGTGGCTTTGAACCCTTGTGTGAGGGCGCGGTTTCTGCCCCTGCCATGTTGGCACAAGCGCAGGGACGGTATCGGCAAGCTCGTCATGGTCTGAAACACTCGCCGTTCGGTAGCTGGTTGCGGCGGATCAAGGCGCGCTGA
- a CDS encoding undecaprenyl-phosphate glucose phosphotransferase: MLNSPSPGNATQPVHLLSVLTGLAFGVAVCLTLIAIIFNVEHVDAEVFGGRILIAALTSIIVFSSHRLLNSLQDSRVVSLFPKLTWRWFIVFMVVLLTAYVEKTSEQLSRKVMLLWLLLTPFSLMLTALLIRTTAGLYYSNPARRRKAILIWSNSACAELVNSLRNTPLAAVDVIGFFDNRNTSRPPSNLPRLGDLEDAAEWMIDPESGKIKVDVVFIGMNTRDPEELGEILEILYDSTVTTYFVPESLIFGMPGIQLRELAGRPVLASIETPFIGLAGLPKRVLDFIGATIGLILLAPVLLAVAIGVRMSSPGPIFFRQVRYGIAGKPINVYKFRSMKIEPEDVPVIQATVGDTRVTKFGSFIRKTSLDELPQLFNVLSGDMSLVGPRPHAVAHNELYRKLVNGYMFRHKIKPGITGWAQVNGLRGETETLEKMQARVDYDLYYLQHWSIWLDIVIIWRTVKVVFGDKNAY, encoded by the coding sequence ATGCTCAATTCTCCGTCACCAGGTAACGCCACCCAGCCGGTTCACTTGCTTTCCGTGCTCACCGGTCTGGCCTTCGGCGTGGCCGTGTGCCTGACGCTGATCGCGATTATTTTCAATGTCGAGCATGTCGACGCCGAAGTCTTCGGCGGCCGCATTTTGATCGCCGCCTTGACCAGCATTATTGTCTTTTCCAGTCATCGCCTGCTCAATTCCCTGCAAGACAGCCGCGTTGTTTCTTTATTCCCGAAGCTGACTTGGCGCTGGTTCATCGTCTTCATGGTCGTGCTGCTGACGGCTTATGTAGAAAAAACCTCAGAACAATTATCGCGCAAGGTGATGCTGCTATGGCTGCTGTTGACGCCGTTTTCCCTGATGCTGACGGCACTGCTGATACGGACTACCGCCGGCCTGTACTACTCGAATCCGGCGCGCCGCCGTAAAGCCATCCTGATCTGGTCGAATTCCGCTTGTGCCGAGTTAGTCAATTCCTTACGCAATACACCGCTGGCGGCGGTCGATGTGATAGGTTTTTTCGATAATCGCAACACCTCGCGACCACCGAGCAATCTGCCGCGCCTCGGCGACCTCGAAGATGCGGCCGAATGGATGATTGACCCGGAAAGTGGCAAGATCAAGGTTGACGTGGTTTTCATCGGCATGAACACGCGCGACCCGGAAGAACTCGGTGAAATCCTCGAAATTCTCTACGACAGCACGGTGACCACCTATTTTGTGCCGGAATCGCTGATCTTCGGCATGCCCGGCATACAATTGCGCGAATTAGCCGGGCGGCCGGTACTGGCCTCGATAGAAACGCCGTTCATCGGTCTGGCCGGACTTCCCAAGCGCGTCCTCGACTTCATCGGTGCCACCATCGGTTTGATCTTGCTCGCCCCGGTGTTACTGGCAGTCGCCATCGGCGTGCGTATGAGTTCACCGGGGCCGATTTTTTTCCGCCAAGTTCGCTACGGTATCGCCGGCAAACCGATCAATGTGTATAAATTTCGCAGCATGAAAATCGAACCGGAAGACGTGCCGGTGATTCAAGCTACCGTTGGCGATACCCGCGTGACCAAGTTCGGCAGTTTCATTCGCAAAACTTCGCTCGATGAATTGCCACAGCTATTCAATGTCCTCAGTGGCGACATGAGTTTGGTCGGACCGCGCCCGCACGCCGTCGCGCACAATGAGTTGTACCGCAAATTAGTCAATGGCTATATGTTCCGGCATAAAATCAAACCTGGCATCACCGGTTGGGCCCAAGTTAACGGCTTACGCGGCGAAACTGAAACGCTGGAAAAAATGCAGGCACGGGTCGATTATGATCTGTATTACCTGCAGCACTGGTCGATTTGGCTCGACATCGTCATCATCTGGCGCACCGTAAAAGTGGTATTCGGCGACAAAAACGCTTACTGA
- a CDS encoding glycosyltransferase family A protein produces the protein MTLPLPTTATTATTAAPITIVKLVIIAPVRDEADLIRLTLDSMVAQTVRPVEWIIVDDGSRDDTAAIVQEYAERYDFIRLVQRPDRGFRKVGGGVVAAFKFGITQITHSDYEYIAKLDGDMSFGPRYLELMFAQFAADPKLAAVSGKVFRPEVGGAVEELTIDEHVAGQFKLYRRSAFEMIGGFVEEVLWDGIDVHTARMMGWHTRSFHHPEAILTHHRLMGSSDRSVYRGRLRWGRGIWFMGYHPLYALASGIFRMREKPLIIGGLLIIAGYCGAALRRAPRYENAPFRAHLQSWQLNQIKRLLFKNTAQNTDK, from the coding sequence ATGACACTTCCTCTGCCCACCACAGCCACCACAGCCACCACAGCAGCACCGATCACCATCGTCAAGCTGGTGATCATCGCACCAGTCCGCGATGAAGCGGATCTGATACGACTGACCCTCGACTCCATGGTGGCACAAACCGTGCGGCCGGTCGAATGGATCATCGTCGATGATGGCTCGCGCGATGACACCGCCGCCATTGTGCAGGAATATGCCGAACGCTATGATTTCATTCGCTTGGTGCAACGCCCGGACCGCGGCTTTCGTAAAGTCGGCGGCGGCGTGGTGGCCGCCTTCAAATTCGGCATCACACAAATTACCCACAGCGATTATGAATACATCGCCAAACTCGATGGCGACATGTCCTTCGGCCCGCGCTACCTCGAGCTGATGTTCGCTCAGTTTGCTGCCGATCCCAAGCTCGCCGCCGTCTCTGGCAAAGTGTTTCGGCCCGAAGTCGGCGGTGCGGTGGAAGAATTGACCATCGACGAGCATGTGGCCGGCCAATTCAAACTATACCGCCGCAGCGCTTTCGAAATGATCGGCGGTTTCGTCGAAGAAGTGCTGTGGGATGGTATCGATGTCCATACCGCGCGCATGATGGGCTGGCATACCCGCAGCTTTCATCACCCCGAGGCGATCCTGACACATCACCGCTTGATGGGCTCATCCGACCGCAGCGTTTACCGCGGCCGACTGCGCTGGGGGCGCGGCATCTGGTTCATGGGCTATCACCCGCTGTATGCCTTGGCCTCAGGAATTTTTCGCATGCGTGAAAAACCACTGATCATCGGCGGCTTGCTGATCATTGCCGGCTACTGTGGTGCCGCCCTGCGCCGCGCGCCGCGTTATGAGAATGCGCCATTCCGCGCCCACCTGCAGAGCTGGCAACTCAATCAAATCAAACGCTTGTTATTCAAAAACACCGCCCAAAATACCGATAAATAA
- a CDS encoding SLBB domain-containing protein has translation MMLTSKSSCWSLLWVCLFVLMSPVMAQNSGASSEQASTHLKADSQLMKLPSKPSAAAAEFAAADAGFDVAGEGDQLLITVFGQPDLGADVVVGTNGSISLPLVGTLMVKGKTASEIANLFADRLLQGQYLLNPKVAVKLGQQISRSFSVLGEVLRPGRFPLQGSITVLDALSLAGGVSPRADKYLRILRRTGVDGQTELAQFASIRLDFDDEKNQEQFIAKILPNDVLIVGQQKNFYVYGEVRRPGMYPMEDELNVMRVLSIGGGMTERGSNSRIVIHRKALDGQIKEISARITDVVLPGDVVFINERIF, from the coding sequence ATGATGTTGACGTCGAAATCCTCTTGCTGGTCCCTGCTGTGGGTGTGCTTGTTTGTGCTGATGTCGCCGGTAATGGCGCAAAACAGTGGCGCCAGCAGTGAACAGGCGTCGACGCACTTGAAGGCCGACAGTCAGCTCATGAAGTTGCCATCGAAACCAAGCGCTGCAGCGGCGGAGTTCGCCGCGGCCGATGCCGGGTTTGATGTCGCCGGCGAAGGGGACCAATTGCTCATCACGGTATTCGGTCAGCCGGATCTTGGCGCAGACGTGGTAGTTGGGACCAATGGCAGTATCAGCCTGCCCTTGGTTGGTACGCTGATGGTGAAAGGGAAAACGGCCAGTGAGATCGCCAATTTGTTTGCCGATCGTCTGTTGCAGGGCCAGTATTTGCTTAATCCTAAAGTCGCCGTCAAACTCGGTCAGCAAATCAGTCGCAGTTTTTCTGTGCTCGGTGAAGTGCTGCGTCCCGGTCGCTTTCCTTTGCAGGGTTCGATCACAGTACTCGATGCCCTGAGCTTGGCTGGCGGGGTATCGCCGCGAGCCGATAAATACTTGCGTATTTTGCGTCGTACCGGTGTCGATGGTCAGACCGAATTGGCGCAATTTGCCAGTATTCGGCTCGATTTTGACGATGAAAAGAACCAAGAACAGTTCATTGCGAAAATTTTACCAAACGATGTGCTTATCGTCGGACAGCAAAAGAATTTTTATGTGTATGGCGAAGTGCGCCGTCCCGGCATGTATCCGATGGAAGACGAGCTCAATGTGATGCGGGTGTTGTCGATTGGCGGCGGCATGACCGAACGCGGCTCGAATTCGCGCATCGTGATTCATCGCAAAGCGCTCGATGGCCAAATCAAAGAGATCTCGGCGCGGATTACCGACGTGGTGTTGCCGGGTGATGTGGTGTTTATTAATGAACGGATTTTTTAA
- a CDS encoding Wzz/FepE/Etk N-terminal domain-containing protein: MRSSSSELILSFTQIGAMLRARRELIFMITAGAVLIAGVVSLVLPKTYVATADIFIDYRMNDPISGRQFHPLQDESYLETQFDVIKSVQVAERVIDSLRLQDSEESRHLTARFGEQRGLRALAESISKNVEVVPHKNSRVIAIQYSAANPQSAKEIVNAIIKAYISLSLEMMNAPARARKDQYNAQLESLSRQIDDIQKKLTAYQQEYQIVDLDERVDLESRQMTALSAHLLDIQIQRIDAQSKQRSLSQLTQHGNLSSDLPEVAGIGNISGLKAALISLDAQMANARSTLGVHHPRYLAIEEERLALQAKLQRESGTVLNTMQAVDGRLAQQEKVLEQSLAGYQKKTFENKKHRDVISSYQRQLDSVQKIYNAAIQKFDELLMTSNVSISDATVMQWAELPEKHAKPLLRNNLIFGLFGGLLFGLSVAFLLELLKRRVRCVEDLEREFDVPVMAQVGFIETGPVASVARAGSSHV; this comes from the coding sequence ATGCGAAGTTCTTCAAGTGAGTTGATCTTATCTTTCACGCAGATTGGTGCCATGCTGCGGGCGCGGCGCGAACTGATTTTTATGATCACGGCCGGTGCCGTGCTGATCGCCGGCGTGGTCAGTTTGGTTCTGCCTAAAACCTATGTGGCGACGGCCGATATTTTCATCGATTATCGGATGAACGATCCTATCAGTGGCCGCCAGTTTCATCCGCTGCAGGATGAAAGTTATTTGGAAACTCAATTTGATGTGATCAAGAGCGTGCAAGTGGCCGAGCGCGTGATCGATAGTTTGCGCCTGCAAGATAGCGAAGAGAGCCGTCATTTGACGGCACGCTTCGGCGAGCAGCGTGGTTTGCGCGCGCTGGCCGAGTCGATCAGCAAGAATGTCGAAGTCGTGCCGCATAAGAACAGTCGGGTGATTGCGATCCAGTATTCGGCCGCCAACCCGCAGAGTGCCAAAGAGATCGTCAATGCGATCATCAAAGCGTATATCAGTTTGTCGCTGGAAATGATGAATGCGCCGGCACGCGCACGGAAAGATCAATACAATGCCCAGCTTGAATCGCTGAGCCGACAAATCGATGATATTCAAAAGAAACTCACCGCCTACCAGCAGGAATACCAAATCGTCGATCTCGATGAGCGTGTCGATCTGGAATCGCGCCAAATGACGGCCTTGAGCGCGCATTTACTCGATATTCAGATACAGCGCATCGATGCCCAGTCCAAGCAACGTTCGCTCAGTCAGTTGACGCAGCATGGGAATCTGAGCTCGGATTTGCCGGAAGTGGCTGGCATTGGTAATATTTCCGGCCTCAAGGCGGCGCTGATTTCACTCGATGCCCAGATGGCTAATGCCCGTAGTACCTTGGGGGTGCATCATCCGCGTTATCTGGCGATTGAAGAGGAACGACTGGCCTTACAGGCCAAGCTGCAGCGCGAATCGGGTACGGTGCTCAATACCATGCAAGCCGTCGATGGCCGTTTGGCGCAACAAGAAAAAGTGTTGGAGCAATCACTGGCTGGCTATCAGAAAAAAACTTTTGAAAATAAAAAGCACCGCGATGTGATCAGTTCGTATCAACGCCAGCTCGACAGCGTACAGAAAATTTACAATGCCGCGATCCAGAAATTCGATGAATTGTTGATGACCAGTAATGTCTCGATTTCCGATGCCACCGTTATGCAATGGGCCGAATTACCCGAAAAACATGCCAAGCCCTTGCTCAGGAATAATCTTATTTTCGGCTTGTTCGGCGGTTTGCTGTTCGGTTTGAGTGTCGCGTTTTTACTGGAATTATTAAAACGACGGGTGCGCTGTGTGGAAGACTTGGAACGTGAATTCGATGTGCCGGTGATGGCACAGGTCGGCTTCATTGAAACCGGGCCGGTGGCCAGTGTAGCGCGGGCGGGGAGCTCACATGTTTGA
- a CDS encoding cellulose synthase operon protein YhjQ/BcsQ gives MFESEKSAPSENPAPLKIGRLGDLFLQRGRLSADQVEQIFAQQQQKKMRFGDAALSLGLLTQTEIDAALGEQFGFGGTELLTGVADPKLRFFHAPFSREAEEIRRLRSELLLKFSASEKIRIALVSAGVGEGKTYMAASLAIALSQLGRRTLLVDADMRSGNLHELFALPTPDGLSSVLAGRIPLSAALIPLLPNLQFLPAGPRVPNPLEILRVPRIGELLLGCHEQFDAVIFDSHSAAAASDAQMLAHQVGAVLLVAQKDRSLFSDLRGLKEEMQSAGVAVIGTIYNQHEEVSRVRRWWNYLPFFRRAAVPVKPHA, from the coding sequence ATGTTTGAGTCGGAAAAATCAGCGCCGTCAGAAAATCCGGCACCGCTCAAAATCGGTCGCTTAGGGGACTTGTTTCTGCAGCGCGGACGCCTCAGTGCGGACCAAGTAGAGCAAATTTTCGCCCAACAGCAGCAAAAGAAAATGCGTTTCGGTGATGCGGCTCTGAGCCTTGGTTTATTGACGCAAACCGAGATCGACGCGGCGCTGGGCGAACAGTTCGGTTTTGGTGGGACTGAATTGTTAACTGGTGTGGCCGATCCCAAGCTGCGCTTTTTTCATGCGCCATTCTCGCGCGAAGCCGAAGAAATTCGCCGCTTGCGCAGCGAGTTGTTGCTCAAATTCAGTGCCAGCGAAAAAATTCGGATTGCCTTGGTGAGTGCCGGTGTTGGCGAAGGCAAGACCTATATGGCAGCCAGTTTGGCGATCGCCTTGTCGCAGCTCGGTCGGCGCACTTTACTGGTCGATGCCGATATGCGCTCGGGTAATTTGCATGAATTGTTTGCCTTACCCACGCCTGATGGCTTGTCATCGGTTCTGGCCGGCCGCATTCCCTTGTCGGCCGCTTTGATTCCTTTGCTGCCGAATTTACAGTTTTTACCGGCCGGCCCACGCGTGCCGAATCCTTTGGAAATTCTGCGGGTACCGCGCATCGGCGAGTTACTGCTAGGCTGTCATGAACAGTTTGATGCCGTAATTTTTGATAGTCACAGTGCCGCGGCGGCTTCGGATGCGCAAATGTTGGCGCATCAAGTGGGGGCAGTACTGTTAGTGGCACAGAAAGACCGCAGCTTGTTCTCTGATTTGCGTGGATTGAAAGAGGAAATGCAGAGTGCTGGTGTGGCGGTGATCGGCACGATTTACAACCAGCATGAAGAAGTGTCGCGCGTGCGCCGCTGGTGGAATTATTTGCCGTTTTTCAGACGCGCTGCCGTGCCAGTGAAGCCGCATGCCTGA
- a CDS encoding glycosyltransferase family 2 protein has product MPELSVCICTYRRPQLLARLLTAVFAQNLAAQRFEVVVLDNDAQQSAASVLAEFAARFPQRLTSLTLSVSNISLARNAVIAAARGQYLCLIDDDECPQPDWLEQLLRVQQQYAADVVFAPVVPEYQDGVPEWIRRGGYFERARMPSGTRIDDKNARSGNVLLRRAALAPSVDGNGPFDTAYGNSGGEDTMLFRRLLAAGAGMVWCDEAAVSEQVPLERASARWLLQRSFRTGQLFMRTELAMAAQPRRRAAYLVLRALLQAVLAALLALGLLVFKPLRAFHWARIVASQCGKLNHFRGKKPHIYGQA; this is encoded by the coding sequence ATGCCTGAGCTCAGTGTGTGCATTTGCACTTATCGAAGGCCGCAGTTGTTGGCGCGCTTACTCACTGCCGTGTTCGCGCAAAACTTGGCAGCGCAGCGCTTCGAAGTGGTGGTGCTCGATAATGATGCGCAACAGTCGGCCGCCTCGGTGTTGGCCGAGTTCGCTGCGCGCTTCCCGCAACGCTTGACCAGTCTCACCCTGAGCGTATCGAATATCTCGTTGGCGCGGAATGCCGTGATCGCCGCCGCCCGTGGCCAATACTTGTGTTTGATCGACGATGATGAGTGTCCGCAGCCGGATTGGCTGGAGCAATTATTGCGAGTACAACAGCAGTATGCGGCCGATGTGGTATTCGCACCGGTAGTGCCGGAGTATCAAGATGGGGTGCCGGAGTGGATACGTCGGGGCGGATATTTTGAGCGCGCGCGTATGCCTAGCGGTACCCGCATTGACGATAAAAATGCCCGCAGCGGTAATGTCTTGCTGCGGCGTGCAGCTCTGGCACCCAGCGTTGATGGTAATGGGCCGTTTGACACGGCGTATGGCAATAGTGGTGGCGAAGATACCATGTTGTTTCGCCGTTTGCTGGCCGCTGGTGCCGGCATGGTCTGGTGCGATGAAGCGGCAGTCAGTGAACAAGTGCCGCTGGAACGCGCCAGCGCGCGCTGGTTATTACAGAGGTCGTTTCGGACTGGGCAATTATTCATGCGCACCGAGCTGGCAATGGCGGCACAGCCGCGTCGCCGCGCCGCGTACCTGGTGCTGCGCGCGCTGCTGCAAGCTGTGTTGGCCGCGCTGTTGGCCCTTGGTTTGCTGGTCTTCAAGCCGCTGCGAGCATTTCATTGGGCGCGCATCGTCGCCTCTCAGTGCGGCAAGCTCAATCACTTCCGCGGTAAAAAACCGCATATTTATGGACAAGCCTGA
- a CDS encoding acyltransferase, with the protein MHPVNSLPHAARLPALDGLRAVSILLVLFSHAWLGHLIPGGLGVTIFFFISGYIITRLMISETRQYGALRLRQFYLRRVFRLMPALLVFVVAALLVMACAGVVWQWQELASVFFYFANYFAIFIGYSGEVLPPPLSITWSLAVEEHFYMVFPFLFLALIAKPRRFLACILSLLVLVLAWRVYLVYGVGLDQLVHYRIYKATDTRADSILYGTALALIEAYFPRVQGYLQRPALAALGVLLLLATLVFRDEAFRESYRYSLQGIALLCLFSYAVLQPTRVQACLAAPLMLYIGRISYSLYLYHWLVFGMMTVWLPPLALPLRVAIMLAASLLLADLSCRWVEQPGLALGRRLLR; encoded by the coding sequence ATGCACCCTGTAAATTCCCTGCCGCATGCCGCCCGGCTGCCGGCGCTCGATGGCTTGCGGGCTGTCTCGATCTTGCTGGTCTTGTTTTCCCACGCTTGGCTTGGTCACTTAATACCCGGCGGTTTGGGTGTGACGATCTTTTTCTTTATCAGTGGCTACATCATTACCCGTTTAATGATCAGCGAAACGCGCCAGTACGGGGCGCTGCGGCTGCGGCAATTTTACTTGCGGCGGGTGTTTCGCTTGATGCCAGCCTTGCTGGTATTCGTCGTCGCTGCGCTGCTTGTCATGGCTTGTGCCGGGGTAGTTTGGCAATGGCAGGAGTTGGCTTCGGTATTCTTTTATTTTGCCAATTATTTTGCTATTTTCATCGGTTACAGCGGCGAAGTCTTGCCGCCGCCTTTGTCTATTACTTGGTCGCTGGCAGTGGAAGAACATTTTTACATGGTGTTTCCATTTTTATTCTTGGCCTTGATTGCCAAACCACGCCGTTTTCTTGCCTGCATCCTGAGCTTGTTGGTGCTGGTGCTGGCTTGGCGCGTCTATCTGGTGTATGGGGTCGGGCTCGATCAATTAGTCCATTACCGTATCTATAAAGCCACCGATACAAGGGCCGATTCCATCTTATACGGCACTGCCTTGGCTTTGATTGAAGCATATTTCCCGCGCGTGCAGGGCTATTTGCAGCGGCCCGCGCTGGCGGCCCTTGGTGTGCTGCTGTTGTTGGCCACCTTAGTGTTTCGCGATGAAGCCTTCCGTGAATCGTATCGCTACTCTTTGCAAGGTATCGCTTTGCTGTGCCTGTTTTCTTATGCGGTGCTGCAGCCAACTCGGGTTCAAGCTTGCTTGGCTGCGCCACTGATGCTGTATATCGGTCGCATCAGTTACTCACTCTATCTGTATCACTGGCTGGTGTTCGGCATGATGACGGTGTGGTTGCCGCCTTTGGCGCTGCCGCTGCGGGTAGCAATCATGCTCGCGGCCTCGCTGCTGCTGGCCGATTTATCCTGCCGCTGGGTCGAACAACCTGGGTTGGCTCTGGGTCGGCGTTTGCTGCGCTGA
- a CDS encoding O-antigen ligase family protein produces MKILSTQQQAPALPAVEIHLIQAMVMLFAIFSLLPYGISWDYAGTSALTMEGSLTTKLEWGSLILVALYVLYRNLPVARQDLRAINPFLLLVLLWCLLSSLWSPLAGVSFKRAIQLYGIVLIGLSIQLAPQPLHLIVTALLRVLMGMLLLSLVMALAFPSIGIDYELGNAWRGALSQKNELGQVAAMALLLWQVKACMERIDSKFLGAALLFSFFMLIMSKSSTSLLIALSTSAVFHLFRKRRLSSDYSLTRILLSLLCLILLMLYAFYLQESRFPTWPEVSAPIASLFGKGSDLTGRTDIWNLVWLEIHRHWVIGLGYGAFWLGPDSLSQYVISALNWIPLQSHNGYLDILNEQGLIGLGGTVLVLLTQARQLAIMAHGDRLQAAFWSAMLLVVVVTNFTESSLFRGFGFQNVFFIFALVASTCVNRRLSAANADPEPTQVVRPSGRINRPAAARPRA; encoded by the coding sequence ATGAAGATTCTTTCTACTCAACAACAAGCCCCAGCCTTACCAGCAGTTGAAATCCACCTGATACAAGCCATGGTGATGTTGTTTGCCATCTTCTCATTATTGCCATACGGCATATCCTGGGACTATGCCGGCACCTCGGCCTTGACCATGGAGGGCTCGCTGACTACCAAGCTCGAATGGGGCAGCCTGATCTTGGTCGCGCTATATGTGCTGTACCGCAATTTACCGGTGGCGCGCCAAGATTTACGTGCGATCAACCCTTTCCTGCTGTTAGTCTTGCTGTGGTGCTTACTATCGAGTCTGTGGTCGCCCTTGGCCGGCGTCAGTTTTAAACGTGCCATACAGCTGTATGGCATCGTCCTCATCGGCCTATCCATACAACTTGCACCTCAGCCACTGCATCTGATAGTCACGGCCTTGTTGCGGGTATTGATGGGCATGCTGCTGCTGTCGCTGGTAATGGCACTCGCCTTCCCCTCGATTGGCATCGATTACGAACTCGGCAATGCCTGGCGCGGTGCCTTATCGCAAAAAAATGAACTCGGGCAAGTTGCAGCGATGGCGCTCTTGCTGTGGCAAGTCAAGGCTTGCATGGAGCGTATCGATAGCAAATTCTTGGGCGCTGCGCTGCTGTTCAGTTTTTTCATGCTCATCATGAGTAAAAGTTCGACCAGCCTGTTGATCGCGCTCTCAACCAGCGCCGTGTTTCATCTGTTCAGAAAACGCCGTCTCTCTTCCGACTACTCACTGACGCGCATCCTGCTCAGCCTGTTGTGTCTGATCCTGCTGATGTTGTATGCATTCTATTTGCAAGAATCGCGCTTTCCAACTTGGCCAGAAGTATCGGCACCGATCGCGAGTTTATTTGGCAAAGGTTCTGATTTAACCGGTCGCACCGATATTTGGAACTTGGTTTGGCTGGAAATTCATCGGCACTGGGTCATCGGACTCGGTTACGGTGCATTTTGGCTGGGGCCCGACAGTTTGTCGCAATATGTGATCAGCGCGCTCAACTGGATACCCTTGCAATCGCATAATGGTTATCTCGACATACTCAATGAACAAGGTTTGATCGGGCTGGGTGGAACCGTACTGGTATTACTCACGCAAGCGCGTCAACTGGCCATCATGGCGCATGGCGACCGCTTGCAAGCGGCCTTCTGGAGTGCCATGTTGTTGGTGGTCGTGGTGACCAATTTTACCGAAAGCAGCCTGTTTCGCGGCTTTGGTTTTCAAAACGTGTTTTTTATCTTCGCACTCGTCGCCAGCACCTGCGTCAACCGCCGCCTCAGCGCAGCAAACGCCGACCCAGAGCCAACCCAGGTTGTTCGACCCAGCGGCAGGATAAATCGGCCAGCAGCAGCGAGGCCGCGAGCATGA